The proteins below come from a single Pseudarthrobacter sp. SSS035 genomic window:
- the rpsL gene encoding 30S ribosomal protein S12: MPTINQLVRKGRTPKVKKTKAPALNGSPMRRGVCTRVYTTTPKKPNSALRKVARVRLNGGVEVTAYIPGVGHNLQEHSIVLVRGGRVKDLPGVRYKIVRGALDTQGVKNRKQARSRYGAKMEKK, from the coding sequence GTGCCTACGATTAACCAGCTGGTCCGCAAGGGCCGCACGCCTAAGGTCAAAAAGACCAAGGCTCCCGCGCTTAACGGCAGCCCGATGCGCCGCGGTGTTTGCACCCGCGTTTACACCACCACCCCCAAGAAGCCGAACTCGGCTCTTCGTAAGGTTGCACGTGTGCGCCTCAACGGTGGCGTTGAAGTTACCGCTTACATCCCCGGTGTAGGCCACAACCTGCAGGAGCACTCCATTGTGCTCGTTCGCGGCGGTCGCGTGAAGGACCTCCCCGGCGTTCGCTACAAGATCGTCCGTGGCGCCCTCGATACCCAGGGTGTGAAGAACCGTAAGCAGGCACGCAGCCGTTACGGCGCAAAGATGGAGAAGAAGTAA
- the rpsG gene encoding 30S ribosomal protein S7, with protein sequence MPRKGPAPKRPLVLDPVYGSPLVTQLINKVLVDGKKSTAERIVYGALEGARAKSGGDPVAALKKAMENVKPSLEVRSRRVGGATYQVPVEVKPGRSTALALRWLVGYSKARREKTMTERLQNEILDASNGLGAAVKRREDTHKMAESNKAFAHYRW encoded by the coding sequence ATGCCTCGCAAGGGTCCGGCCCCCAAGCGGCCGCTCGTACTAGATCCCGTTTACGGCTCCCCGCTGGTTACCCAGCTGATCAACAAGGTGCTGGTTGACGGTAAGAAGTCCACCGCAGAGCGCATCGTTTACGGTGCCCTCGAGGGCGCCCGCGCCAAGTCCGGCGGCGACCCCGTAGCAGCCCTCAAGAAGGCCATGGAGAACGTCAAGCCTTCCCTTGAGGTCCGCTCACGCCGCGTTGGTGGCGCTACCTACCAGGTTCCGGTTGAGGTCAAGCCGGGCCGCTCCACCGCCCTCGCCCTGCGTTGGCTGGTTGGCTACTCCAAGGCCCGCCGTGAAAAGACCATGACCGAGCGCCTCCAGAACGAAATCCTGGATGCCTCCAACGGTCTCGGTGCCGCTGTCAAGCGTCGCGAAGACACCCACAAGATGGCCGAGTCCAACAAGGCCTTCGCACACTACCGCTGGTAA
- the fusA gene encoding elongation factor G, translated as MAQDVLTDLSKVRNIGIMAHIDAGKTTTTERILFYTGVNHKIGETHDGASTTDWMEQEKERGITITSAAVTCFWDNNQINIIDTPGHVDFTVEVERSLRVLDGAVAVFDGKEGVEPQSETVWRQADKYNVPRICFVNKMDKLGADFYYTVDTIISRLGAKPLVMQLPIGAENDFVGVVDILEMRALVWPGDSKGDVTMGAKYEVQEIPADLLEKAKEYRAALVETVADATEELMEKYLEGEELTVEELKAGIRKMTINSELYPVFCGSAFKNRGVQPMLDAVVDYLPNPLDVPPMIGHDPRDEEKELTRAPSSEEPFSALAFKIAAHPFFGQLTFIRVYSGHVEAGAQVVNSTKGKKERIGKLFQMHANKEMPVEGATAGHIYAAIGLKDTTTGDTLCDSSNQIVLESMSFPEPVISVAIEPNTKGDQEKLSLAIQKLSAEDPTFQVSLNEDTGQTIIAGMGELHLDILVDRMRREFKVEANVGKPQVAYRETIKNVVARHDYTHKKQTGGSGQFAKIQIAIGPLDTSEGELYEFENKVTGGRIPREYIPSVDAGIQDALNDGVLAGYPVVGIKATLIDGAYHDVDSSEMAFKIAGRMAFKEAARKANPILLEPLMDVEVRTPEEYMGEVIGDLNSRRGQMQSMEDAQGVKVIRAHVPLSGMFGYIGDLRSKTQGRAVYSMTFHSYAEVPKAFADEIIQKNRGE; from the coding sequence GTGGCACAGGACGTGCTTACAGACCTTAGTAAGGTCCGCAACATCGGCATCATGGCCCACATCGATGCTGGCAAGACCACCACCACCGAGCGCATTCTGTTCTACACAGGTGTGAACCACAAGATCGGCGAAACGCACGACGGCGCTTCGACGACTGACTGGATGGAACAGGAAAAGGAACGCGGCATCACCATCACGTCTGCCGCCGTGACCTGCTTCTGGGACAACAACCAGATCAACATCATTGACACCCCCGGCCACGTTGACTTCACCGTCGAGGTTGAGCGCTCACTGCGCGTCCTCGACGGCGCCGTTGCCGTGTTCGATGGTAAAGAAGGTGTCGAGCCCCAGTCTGAGACCGTTTGGCGCCAGGCTGACAAGTACAACGTTCCGCGTATCTGCTTCGTCAACAAGATGGACAAGCTCGGCGCTGACTTCTACTACACGGTAGACACCATCATCAGCCGCCTCGGTGCCAAGCCGCTTGTTATGCAGCTGCCGATCGGTGCCGAGAACGACTTCGTCGGCGTCGTCGACATCCTGGAAATGCGCGCGCTGGTCTGGCCGGGCGACTCCAAGGGTGACGTCACCATGGGTGCCAAGTACGAGGTCCAGGAGATCCCCGCGGATCTGCTGGAGAAGGCCAAGGAATACCGGGCTGCCCTCGTTGAGACGGTTGCTGACGCTACCGAAGAGCTCATGGAGAAGTACCTCGAGGGTGAAGAACTCACCGTCGAGGAGCTCAAGGCCGGCATCCGCAAGATGACGATCAACTCTGAGCTCTACCCGGTCTTCTGTGGCTCCGCGTTCAAGAACCGCGGCGTTCAGCCGATGCTTGACGCCGTCGTTGACTACCTGCCCAACCCGCTCGACGTCCCGCCGATGATCGGTCACGATCCTCGCGACGAAGAGAAGGAACTCACGCGCGCGCCTTCCTCCGAGGAGCCGTTCTCGGCTCTGGCGTTCAAGATTGCCGCGCACCCCTTCTTCGGCCAGCTCACCTTCATCCGCGTGTACTCCGGTCACGTCGAAGCGGGTGCTCAGGTGGTCAACTCCACCAAGGGCAAGAAGGAGCGCATCGGCAAGCTGTTCCAGATGCACGCCAACAAGGAAATGCCCGTTGAGGGCGCTACCGCCGGCCACATCTACGCAGCGATCGGGCTGAAGGACACCACCACGGGTGACACCCTGTGTGACTCCAGCAACCAGATCGTCCTCGAGTCCATGAGCTTCCCGGAGCCCGTGATCTCGGTTGCCATCGAACCGAACACGAAGGGTGACCAGGAGAAGCTCTCACTGGCTATCCAGAAGCTCTCCGCTGAGGACCCGACCTTCCAGGTCTCCCTCAACGAGGACACCGGACAGACCATCATCGCCGGCATGGGCGAGCTCCACCTGGATATCCTGGTGGACCGCATGCGCCGCGAATTCAAGGTCGAGGCCAACGTCGGCAAGCCGCAGGTCGCTTACCGCGAAACCATCAAGAATGTTGTTGCGCGTCACGACTACACGCACAAGAAGCAGACCGGTGGTTCGGGTCAGTTCGCAAAGATCCAGATTGCCATTGGGCCGCTGGACACTTCCGAGGGCGAGCTGTACGAGTTCGAGAACAAGGTCACCGGCGGCCGTATTCCGCGCGAATACATCCCGTCGGTTGACGCCGGTATCCAGGATGCATTGAATGACGGCGTCCTGGCCGGTTACCCGGTTGTTGGCATCAAGGCGACGCTGATTGACGGCGCGTACCACGATGTTGACTCTTCGGAAATGGCGTTCAAGATCGCCGGCCGTATGGCTTTCAAGGAAGCCGCACGCAAGGCGAACCCCATCCTGCTCGAACCGCTGATGGATGTAGAGGTCCGCACCCCTGAGGAATACATGGGTGAAGTAATCGGTGACCTCAACTCCCGCCGTGGCCAGATGCAGTCCATGGAAGATGCACAGGGTGTCAAGGTCATCCGTGCGCACGTCCCGCTGTCCGGCATGTTCGGCTACATCGGTGACCTGCGTTCGAAGACCCAGGGCCGCGCTGTGTACTCCATGACGTTCCACAGCTACGCCGAGGTCCCGAAGGCATTTGCCGACGAGATCATCCAGAAGAACCGCGGCGAGTAG
- the tuf gene encoding elongation factor Tu — MAKAKFERTKPHVNIGTIGHVDHGKTTLTAAISKVLYDKYPTLNEQRDFASIDSAPEERQRGITINISHVEYQTEKRHYAHVDAPGHADYIKNMITGAAQMDGAILVVAATDGPMAQTREHVLLARQVGVPYLLVALNKSDMVDDEELLDLVEMEVRELLSAQGFDGDEAPVVRVSGLKALEGDPIWVKSVEDLMAAVDESVPDPVRDRDKPFLMPIEDVFTITGRGTVVTGRAERGTLAINSEVEIVGIRPVQKTTVTGIEMFHKQLDEAWAGENCGLLLRGLKRDDVERGQVVVKPGSITPHTDFEANVYILSKDEGGRHNPFYSNYRPQFYFRTTDVTGVITLPEGTEMVMPGDNTEMTVALIQPIAMEEGLGFAIREGGRTVGSGRVTKIIK, encoded by the coding sequence GTGGCAAAGGCAAAGTTCGAGCGGACTAAGCCGCACGTCAACATCGGCACCATTGGTCACGTTGACCACGGTAAGACGACGCTGACTGCCGCCATTTCCAAGGTGCTGTACGACAAGTACCCGACTCTCAACGAGCAGCGCGACTTCGCGTCGATTGACTCTGCTCCGGAAGAGCGCCAGCGTGGTATCACGATCAACATTTCCCACGTTGAGTACCAGACCGAGAAGCGCCACTACGCACACGTAGACGCTCCGGGTCACGCTGACTACATCAAGAACATGATCACCGGTGCTGCACAGATGGACGGTGCAATCCTCGTGGTTGCCGCCACTGACGGCCCGATGGCTCAGACCCGCGAGCACGTTCTGCTTGCCCGCCAGGTTGGCGTTCCCTACCTGCTGGTTGCGCTGAACAAGTCCGACATGGTTGATGACGAAGAGCTGCTGGACCTCGTTGAAATGGAAGTTCGTGAGCTGCTTTCGGCTCAGGGCTTCGATGGCGACGAAGCTCCCGTTGTTCGCGTTTCCGGTCTGAAGGCACTCGAAGGCGACCCCATCTGGGTCAAGTCCGTCGAGGACCTCATGGCAGCCGTTGACGAGTCCGTTCCGGACCCCGTACGTGACCGTGACAAGCCGTTCCTGATGCCGATCGAAGATGTCTTCACGATCACCGGCCGTGGCACCGTTGTAACGGGCCGCGCCGAGCGTGGAACCCTCGCCATCAACTCCGAGGTCGAGATCGTCGGCATCCGCCCGGTCCAGAAGACCACGGTTACCGGTATCGAGATGTTCCACAAGCAGCTCGACGAAGCATGGGCCGGCGAGAACTGTGGCCTCCTGCTCCGCGGTCTGAAGCGCGATGACGTAGAGCGTGGCCAGGTTGTCGTCAAGCCGGGTTCCATCACCCCGCACACCGACTTCGAGGCCAACGTCTACATCCTCTCCAAGGATGAAGGCGGACGCCACAACCCGTTCTACTCGAACTACCGCCCGCAGTTCTACTTCCGCACCACGGACGTAACCGGCGTTATCACCCTGCCGGAAGGCACGGAAATGGTTATGCCTGGCGACAACACTGAGATGACGGTTGCGCTCATCCAGCCCATCGCCATGGAAGAGGGCCTCGGCTTCGCTATCCGCGAAGGCGGCCGCACCGTTGGTTCAGGACGCGTTACCAAGATCATCAAGTAA
- a CDS encoding GH1 family beta-glucosidase, whose amino-acid sequence MTVENDVSVQDLADQLPSSFTLGVAAAAFQIEGSLAADGRGPSGWDAFAEKPGAIIDGHSPAVACDHYNRSPEDVALMRDLGVDSYRFSISWPRIQPDGRGAFNKQGLDFYDRLIDQLLEAGISPMATLYHWDTPLPLEHRGGWMNRATAERFAEYAGEAGRRFGDRVDQWVTLNEPASVVLNGYALGVHAPGRDLLFDAFPAVHNQLLAHGMAVQALRAAGVRGGIGVTNLHSPVRPATRKITDKYIALVFDLMLNRIYADPVLLGRYPRPPLIAKPWFRSFGRIPDADLRTIHQPLDFYGVNYYYPTKVAAGRGPAESPTGPAEAMVRVPFHQEPFPEYGTTGFGWPVAPEHLGILLRELKDRYKGDLPPLYITESGASFPEPDHVSGPIQDLGRINYIADHLRHALEATAPGGIAHDVDLRGYYVWTLMDNFEWAAGYSQRFGLVHVDFDTLERTPKESFYWYRALSQARKSLAGEGQPG is encoded by the coding sequence ATGACCGTCGAAAATGACGTTTCCGTCCAGGATCTGGCCGACCAACTGCCCAGCTCGTTCACACTCGGTGTTGCCGCGGCCGCCTTCCAGATCGAAGGCTCGCTCGCCGCTGACGGACGGGGTCCCTCCGGCTGGGACGCCTTCGCGGAGAAACCCGGCGCCATCATCGATGGACACTCCCCAGCAGTGGCCTGCGACCACTACAACCGCTCGCCCGAAGATGTGGCTCTAATGCGGGACCTCGGCGTGGATTCCTACCGCTTTTCCATCTCCTGGCCGCGGATCCAGCCGGACGGCCGCGGCGCGTTCAACAAACAGGGACTGGACTTCTACGACCGCCTGATCGACCAGCTGCTCGAAGCAGGCATCTCCCCCATGGCCACCCTCTACCACTGGGATACGCCACTGCCCTTGGAGCACCGTGGCGGCTGGATGAACAGGGCCACCGCCGAACGCTTTGCTGAGTACGCAGGCGAGGCCGGCCGGCGTTTCGGTGATCGCGTAGACCAGTGGGTAACCCTCAACGAACCAGCCTCGGTAGTCCTCAACGGCTATGCGCTGGGCGTCCATGCCCCCGGACGGGACCTACTCTTTGATGCCTTTCCTGCTGTCCACAATCAGCTGCTTGCCCATGGCATGGCCGTCCAGGCGCTGCGCGCAGCAGGCGTCCGCGGCGGAATCGGAGTGACCAACCTCCACTCCCCCGTCCGGCCGGCCACGCGAAAAATCACGGACAAATACATCGCGCTGGTTTTCGACCTGATGCTCAACCGCATCTATGCCGATCCGGTCCTCCTGGGCCGATACCCCCGTCCGCCGCTCATCGCCAAGCCCTGGTTCCGGTCGTTCGGCAGAATCCCCGACGCCGACCTCCGCACCATCCACCAGCCCCTGGACTTCTACGGCGTGAACTATTACTACCCCACGAAGGTGGCGGCCGGACGGGGTCCGGCCGAAAGCCCCACCGGTCCTGCCGAGGCGATGGTGCGGGTGCCGTTCCATCAGGAGCCGTTCCCCGAATACGGCACCACGGGTTTCGGCTGGCCGGTAGCACCGGAGCACCTTGGCATCCTGCTGCGCGAACTAAAGGACCGCTATAAAGGGGACCTGCCCCCGCTGTACATCACCGAAAGCGGCGCCAGCTTCCCGGAGCCCGACCATGTGAGCGGCCCCATCCAGGACCTGGGGCGGATCAATTACATCGCGGACCACCTGCGGCACGCGCTGGAGGCGACGGCACCGGGCGGAATCGCCCACGACGTGGACCTCCGCGGCTACTACGTCTGGACGCTGATGGACAACTTTGAATGGGCAGCGGGGTACTCACAGCGGTTCGGCCTGGTGCACGTGGATTTCGACACCCTGGAGCGCACACCCAAGGAATCGTTCTACTGGTACCGGGCGCTCAGTCAGGCCCGGAAATCACTGGCGGGCGAAGGCCAGCCCGGCTGA
- the rpsJ gene encoding 30S ribosomal protein S10: MAGQKIRIRLKSYDHEVIDVSARKIVETVTRAGATVVGPVPLPTEKNIYCVIRSPHKYKDSREHFEMRTHKRLIDIIDPTPKAVDSLMRLDLPADVNIEIKL; the protein is encoded by the coding sequence ATGGCGGGACAAAAAATCCGCATCCGGCTGAAGTCATATGACCACGAGGTCATTGACGTTTCAGCACGGAAGATCGTTGAGACGGTCACGCGCGCAGGCGCCACGGTAGTTGGCCCCGTGCCGCTGCCGACGGAGAAGAACATTTACTGTGTTATCCGCTCTCCGCACAAGTACAAGGACAGCCGCGAGCACTTTGAAATGCGCACGCACAAGCGTCTTATCGACATCATCGATCCCACGCCGAAGGCTGTTGATTCGCTTATGCGTCTCGACCTGCCGGCCGACGTGAACATCGAAATCAAGCTGTAG
- the rplC gene encoding 50S ribosomal protein L3, producing the protein MTATRNVKGLLGTKLGMTQVWDENNKLIPVTVVQADSNVITQLRNADTDGYVAVQIGYGQIDPRKVTKPLAGHFEKAGVTPRRHVVELRTADADTYELGQELSVELFEAGQKIDVIGTTKGKGFAGVMKRHGFHGAPASHGAHKNHRKPGSIGGASTPSRVFKGMKMAGRMGAVRHTTLNLTVHAVDVEKSLLLIKGAVPGARGQVVLVRTAVKGA; encoded by the coding sequence ATGACCGCAACCCGTAACGTAAAGGGCCTGCTGGGCACGAAGCTCGGCATGACCCAGGTCTGGGACGAGAACAACAAGCTCATCCCCGTCACTGTGGTCCAGGCAGATTCGAACGTCATCACGCAGCTGCGCAACGCAGACACTGATGGCTACGTAGCTGTTCAGATCGGCTACGGCCAGATCGATCCCCGCAAGGTCACCAAGCCGCTGGCTGGTCACTTTGAAAAGGCAGGCGTCACGCCTCGCCGCCACGTCGTCGAACTGCGCACTGCAGATGCTGACACTTACGAGCTGGGCCAGGAGCTTTCAGTTGAGCTCTTCGAAGCCGGCCAGAAGATCGACGTTATTGGCACCACCAAGGGTAAGGGCTTCGCCGGTGTTATGAAGCGTCACGGCTTCCACGGTGCTCCCGCCTCACACGGTGCTCACAAGAACCACCGTAAGCCCGGTTCAATCGGTGGCGCATCCACCCCGAGCCGCGTCTTCAAGGGCATGAAAATGGCCGGCCGCATGGGCGCCGTTCGTCACACCACGCTGAACCTCACGGTTCACGCAGTTGACGTCGAGAAGTCGCTGCTCCTCATCAAGGGTGCCGTTCCCGGCGCCCGCGGCCAGGTCGTACTCGTACGCACCGCCGTGAAGGGAGCCTAG
- the rplD gene encoding 50S ribosomal protein L4: MTSTVKVDLPAEIFDVQTNVPLLHQVVVAQLAAARQGTHKTKTRAEVSGAGRKPFKQKGTGRARQGSIRAPHMTGGGVVHGPTPRDYSQRTPKKMIAAALRGALSDRARNGRIHVVAELVEGTKPSVKNALATLRGVSERKNLLVVIERANDVAALSVRNLAGVHVLYADQLNTYDVLVSDDVVFTKAAYEAFVADRAVAKNEEDAK, translated from the coding sequence ATGACTAGCACTGTCAAGGTTGACCTGCCTGCAGAGATCTTCGACGTTCAGACCAACGTGCCGCTGCTGCACCAGGTCGTCGTAGCCCAGCTCGCTGCTGCTCGCCAGGGTACCCACAAAACCAAGACCCGCGCCGAGGTTTCCGGTGCAGGTCGCAAGCCGTTCAAGCAGAAGGGCACCGGCCGCGCCCGTCAGGGTTCAATCCGTGCTCCTCACATGACCGGTGGTGGCGTAGTCCACGGTCCCACACCGCGTGACTACAGCCAGCGCACCCCCAAGAAGATGATTGCTGCTGCACTGCGCGGCGCACTCTCTGACCGGGCACGCAACGGACGCATCCACGTTGTTGCTGAACTGGTGGAGGGCACCAAGCCGTCCGTCAAGAACGCACTGGCAACGCTGCGCGGAGTTTCCGAGCGCAAGAACCTGCTGGTTGTCATCGAGCGCGCCAACGATGTTGCAGCACTTTCCGTGCGCAACCTCGCCGGTGTTCACGTTCTGTACGCAGACCAGCTGAACACCTACGACGTACTCGTCTCTGACGACGTTGTCTTCACCAAGGCTGCCTACGAAGCATTCGTTGCTGACCGGGCAGTAGCAAAGAACGAGGAGGATGCCAAGTGA
- the rplW gene encoding 50S ribosomal protein L23: MSAATIKDPRDVVLAPVVSEKSYGLIDEGKYTFLVDPRSNKTEIKLAVEKIFSVKVESINTINRAGKRKRTKFGWGTRKNTKRAIVSLKEGTIDIFGGPLS, from the coding sequence GTGAGTGCAGCCACCATCAAAGACCCGCGCGACGTCGTGCTTGCACCCGTCGTTTCGGAAAAAAGCTACGGCCTGATCGATGAGGGCAAGTACACCTTCCTGGTGGACCCCCGCTCGAACAAGACCGAGATCAAGCTGGCCGTGGAGAAGATTTTCTCCGTCAAGGTCGAATCGATCAACACCATCAACCGTGCCGGTAAGCGCAAGCGCACCAAATTCGGATGGGGTACCCGCAAGAACACCAAGCGTGCAATTGTGAGCCTCAAAGAAGGCACCATCGACATCTTCGGCGGTCCGCTCTCGTAG
- the rplB gene encoding 50S ribosomal protein L2, whose protein sequence is MGIRKYKPTTPGRRGSSVADFTEITRSTPEKSLVRPLPKKGGRNNSGKITTRHKGGGHKRQYRLIDFRRHDKDGVNARVAEIEYDPNRTARIALLHYVDGTKRYIIAPNKLSQGDVVEAGSGADIKPGNNLPLLNIPVGTVIHAVELRPGGGAKMGRSAGASIQLVAKEGRFAQLRLPSGEIRNVDVRCRATVGEVGNAEQSNINWGKAGRMRWKGVRPTVRGVAMNPVDHPHGGGEGKTSGGRHPVNPNGKREGRTRRPNKESDKLIVRRRRTGKNKR, encoded by the coding sequence ATGGGAATCCGTAAATACAAGCCGACTACCCCGGGCCGTCGTGGCTCGAGCGTAGCGGACTTCACCGAAATCACGCGGTCGACGCCGGAAAAGTCGTTGGTACGTCCGCTGCCCAAAAAGGGCGGCCGTAACAACTCCGGTAAGATCACGACCCGTCACAAGGGTGGTGGCCACAAGCGCCAGTACCGTCTGATCGACTTCCGTCGCCACGACAAAGACGGCGTCAACGCCCGCGTTGCCGAAATCGAGTACGATCCGAACCGTACGGCTCGCATCGCCCTCCTGCACTACGTTGATGGCACCAAGCGTTACATCATCGCCCCGAACAAGCTCTCCCAGGGTGACGTCGTTGAGGCAGGTTCCGGTGCTGACATCAAGCCCGGTAACAACCTGCCGCTGCTCAACATCCCGGTTGGTACCGTAATCCACGCAGTTGAACTGCGTCCGGGTGGCGGCGCCAAGATGGGCCGCTCCGCCGGCGCATCGATCCAGCTTGTAGCCAAGGAAGGCCGCTTCGCCCAGCTGCGTCTGCCTTCCGGCGAAATCCGCAACGTTGACGTGCGCTGCCGCGCAACCGTCGGCGAGGTCGGCAACGCCGAGCAGTCGAACATCAACTGGGGTAAGGCCGGCCGCATGCGCTGGAAGGGCGTTCGCCCGACCGTCCGTGGTGTCGCGATGAACCCGGTTGACCACCCGCACGGTGGTGGCGAGGGTAAGACGTCCGGTGGACGTCACCCCGTCAACCCGAACGGTAAGCGGGAAGGCCGCACCCGGCGTCCCAACAAAGAGAGCGACAAGCTTATTGTTCGTCGCCGTCGTACTGGCAAGAACAAGCGATAG
- the rpsS gene encoding 30S ribosomal protein S19, producing the protein MPRSLKKGPFVDQHLFVKVDRENEKGTKNVIKTWSRRSMIIPNMLGHTIAVHDGRKHIPVFVTESMVGHKLGEFAPTRTFRGHVKDDRKGKRR; encoded by the coding sequence ATGCCACGCAGCCTGAAAAAAGGTCCTTTCGTTGACCAGCACCTCTTTGTAAAGGTGGACAGGGAAAACGAAAAGGGCACCAAGAACGTCATCAAGACCTGGTCCCGCCGTTCGATGATCATCCCCAACATGCTTGGGCACACGATCGCCGTACACGACGGACGCAAGCACATTCCGGTGTTTGTCACTGAGTCGATGGTCGGGCACAAGCTCGGCGAATTCGCTCCCACGCGGACATTCCGCGGCCATGTCAAGGACGACCGTAAGGGCAAGCGCCGCTAG
- the rplV gene encoding 50S ribosomal protein L22: MEAKAIARHIRVTPMKARRVVNLVRGKQANEALAILKFAPQAASEPVFKVVQSAIANARSLADRDGVSFDESDLIISEMFVDEGPTMKRFQPRAQGRAFQIKKRTSHITVVVATPEKEEAR, translated from the coding sequence ATGGAAGCCAAGGCAATTGCGCGTCACATCCGCGTAACGCCTATGAAGGCCCGGCGCGTCGTCAACCTTGTTCGTGGTAAGCAAGCGAATGAGGCTCTGGCAATTCTGAAGTTTGCCCCCCAGGCAGCTTCGGAGCCGGTATTCAAGGTAGTACAGTCGGCAATCGCAAACGCCCGGTCCCTCGCGGACCGCGACGGTGTTTCGTTTGACGAAAGCGACCTCATCATCAGCGAAATGTTCGTTGATGAAGGCCCGACCATGAAGCGGTTCCAGCCGCGTGCTCAGGGTCGTGCATTTCAGATCAAGAAGCGCACCAGCCACATCACTGTGGTAGTCGCTACACCTGAGAAAGAGGAGGCTCGCTAA
- the rpsC gene encoding 30S ribosomal protein S3 has protein sequence MGQKVNPHGFRLGITTDHVSHWFADSTKPGQRYKDFVREDIRIRQLMSVGMERAGIAKVEIERTRDRVRVDIHTARPGIVIGRRGAEADRIRGELEKLTGKQVQLNILEVKNPEMEAQLVAQGVAEQLTSRVAFRRAMKKAMQSAQRAGAKGIRIACSGRLGGAEMSRSEFYREGRVPLHTLRANIDYGFYEAKTTFGRIGVKVWIYKGDVTAKELAQQAAAAPSRGRGPSDRPGRPGGAGGADRGDRRRRTDRPAAEAAPAAEAPAVEAAPAAVEGGQA, from the coding sequence GTGGGACAGAAAGTTAACCCGCACGGGTTCCGACTCGGCATCACCACCGATCACGTATCGCACTGGTTCGCTGACAGCACCAAGCCCGGACAGCGGTACAAGGACTTCGTTCGCGAAGACATCCGTATCCGCCAGCTCATGTCAGTCGGCATGGAGCGCGCCGGTATCGCCAAGGTTGAGATCGAGCGCACCCGTGACCGTGTCCGCGTGGATATCCACACGGCACGTCCCGGTATCGTTATCGGCCGCCGCGGCGCTGAAGCAGACCGCATCCGCGGCGAGCTTGAGAAGCTGACGGGCAAGCAGGTCCAGCTGAACATACTTGAGGTCAAGAACCCCGAGATGGAAGCACAGCTTGTTGCCCAGGGCGTTGCTGAGCAGCTGACTTCCCGCGTGGCTTTCCGCCGTGCGATGAAGAAGGCCATGCAGTCCGCCCAGCGTGCAGGTGCCAAGGGCATCCGTATCGCCTGCTCCGGTCGACTGGGTGGCGCAGAAATGTCCCGCTCGGAGTTCTACCGCGAAGGCCGTGTGCCCCTGCACACCCTCCGCGCGAACATCGACTACGGCTTCTACGAGGCCAAGACCACCTTCGGCCGCATCGGCGTGAAGGTCTGGATCTACAAGGGTGACGTCACCGCCAAGGAACTGGCTCAGCAGGCAGCTGCTGCTCCGTCCCGTGGCCGCGGTCCCAGCGACCGTCCGGGCCGCCCGGGTGGCGCCGGCGGCGCGGACCGTGGTGACCGCCGCCGTCGTACCGACCGTCCGGCAGCAGAGGCAGCTCCGGCTGCCGAGGCTCCGGCAGTTGAGGCTGCACCTGCTGCAGTAGAAGGAGGACAGGCTTAA
- the rplP gene encoding 50S ribosomal protein L16 codes for MLIPRRVKHRKQHHPGRSGAATGGTKVSFGEWGIQALSPAYVTNRQIESARIAMTRHIKRGGKVWINIYPDRPITKKPAETRMGSGKGSPEWWVSNVKPGRVLFEISGVEESVAREALRLAIHKLPLKARILRREGGE; via the coding sequence ATGCTTATCCCACGTCGAGTCAAGCACCGTAAGCAGCACCACCCGGGTCGTTCCGGCGCTGCTACGGGCGGCACCAAGGTCTCCTTCGGTGAGTGGGGTATCCAGGCTCTGAGCCCGGCATACGTCACCAACCGTCAGATCGAGTCTGCCCGTATCGCGATGACCCGCCACATCAAGCGTGGCGGCAAGGTCTGGATCAACATCTATCCGGACCGTCCGATCACCAAGAAGCCTGCCGAAACCCGCATGGGTTCCGGTAAGGGTTCACCGGAATGGTGGGTCTCAAACGTCAAGCCGGGCCGGGTTCTCTTTGAGATCTCCGGCGTCGAGGAATCGGTAGCTCGCGAGGCCCTGCGCCTGGCAATCCACAAGCTCCCGTTGAAGGCACGCATTTTGCGTCGCGAAGGTGGTGAATAG